From the Marinitoga litoralis genome, one window contains:
- the argS gene encoding arginine--tRNA ligase translates to MKLIEKILEDLFKQSVDKIYPNTKLKDPIIQRTANENFGDFQTNFAMINSKILRKAPRAIAQEIIDNIPENDIIEKIEIAGPGFINIYVKNEFLVNYLPLIEKEEPDFSFINDKGTVVIDYSSPNIAKPMHIGHLRSTVIGDAIKRIYRYLGYEVIGDNHLGDWGTQFGKLIVAYRLWLDKENYEKDPIGEMERIYVKFEKESENNPDLLEDARHELKKLQDGDPENRKLWQEFVDLSLREYNKIYKRMDIEFETYYGESHYHDMMPDIVKLLLEKGIATYSEGAVVVFFDEEENLPPAIIQKKDGAFLYATSDLACIKFRRETYNPNRILYVTDERQQTHFKQLFNIARKLGWEGNYQHIWFGLMRFADGVFSTRKGNVIKLEELLNKAVEKAREIIEEKNPNLSEEEKDHIAEVIGIGAVKYADLSQNRISHIIFDWDKMLAFDGNTAPYLLYTYARIQSLKRKANENGYTLENAELKINEPLERKLGLLLTQLPIVVMRSAEDYKPNLIADYLFELAQTYNSFYNNLPVLKEEEPVLKSRLLLSHLAGEVLRRGLNLLGINVVDKM, encoded by the coding sequence ATGAAACTTATTGAAAAAATATTAGAAGATTTATTTAAACAATCAGTTGATAAAATTTATCCAAATACCAAATTAAAAGATCCTATTATCCAAAGGACTGCAAATGAAAATTTTGGTGATTTCCAAACTAATTTTGCAATGATAAATTCAAAAATTTTAAGAAAAGCTCCAAGAGCAATAGCACAAGAAATTATTGATAATATTCCAGAAAATGATATTATTGAAAAAATCGAGATTGCTGGACCTGGCTTTATAAATATATATGTAAAGAATGAATTTTTAGTAAATTATCTACCTTTAATAGAAAAAGAAGAGCCAGATTTCTCTTTTATTAATGATAAAGGAACTGTTGTAATAGATTATTCTTCACCAAATATAGCTAAACCAATGCATATTGGACACTTAAGAAGTACTGTTATTGGCGATGCTATAAAAAGAATTTATAGATATTTAGGTTATGAAGTTATTGGTGATAACCATTTAGGAGATTGGGGAACACAGTTTGGAAAATTAATAGTCGCATATAGATTATGGTTAGATAAAGAAAATTACGAAAAAGATCCTATTGGAGAAATGGAAAGAATTTATGTTAAGTTTGAAAAAGAATCTGAAAATAATCCTGATTTATTAGAAGATGCTAGACACGAATTAAAAAAACTACAAGACGGAGACCCTGAAAACAGAAAGCTTTGGCAAGAATTTGTAGATTTATCCCTTAGAGAATATAATAAGATTTATAAAAGAATGGATATAGAGTTTGAAACTTATTACGGGGAATCTCATTATCATGATATGATGCCAGATATTGTTAAATTATTATTAGAAAAAGGAATAGCAACATATAGCGAAGGAGCTGTTGTTGTATTTTTTGATGAAGAAGAAAACTTACCACCTGCTATTATACAAAAGAAAGATGGCGCATTTTTGTATGCAACATCTGATTTAGCTTGTATAAAATTTAGAAGAGAAACTTATAACCCCAATAGAATATTATATGTTACCGACGAAAGACAACAAACCCACTTTAAACAATTATTTAATATAGCAAGAAAATTAGGTTGGGAAGGCAACTACCAACATATATGGTTTGGATTAATGAGATTTGCTGATGGTGTATTTTCAACTAGAAAAGGTAATGTTATTAAATTAGAAGAGTTATTAAATAAGGCAGTTGAAAAAGCAAGAGAAATTATTGAAGAAAAAAATCCAAATTTATCCGAAGAGGAAAAAGATCATATTGCAGAAGTAATTGGTATTGGTGCTGTTAAATATGCTGATTTAAGTCAAAACAGAATAAGTCATATTATATTTGATTGGGACAAAATGTTGGCCTTTGATGGTAACACTGCTCCATACTTATTATATACATATGCAAGAATTCAATCATTAAAAAGAAAAGCTAATGAAAATGGTTATACATTAGAAAATGCAGAATTAAAAATAAATGAACCATTAGAAAGAAAACTAGGTTTATTATTAACTCAATTACCTATTGTAGTAATGAGATCAGCAGAAGATTATAAACCTAATTTAATTGCAGATTATTTATTCGAATTAGCTCAAACATATAATTCATTCTATAATAATTTACCAGTTTTAAAAGAAGAAGAACCAGTTTTAAAATCAAGATTATTATTATCTCATTTAGCTGGAGAAGTCTTAAGAAGAGGATTAAACTTATTAGGAATAAATGTAGTAGATAAAATGTGA
- the dnaK gene encoding molecular chaperone DnaK has protein sequence MAEKEYVVGIDLGTTNSAIAWMKPDGNVEVIPNAEGKRTTPSIVHFSKDGTVIVGEPAKRQVVLHPERTIRSIKRKMGSDYKVNVDNKSFTPQQISAFVLQKLVRDAEAYLGGKIKKAVITVPAYFNDAQRQATKEAGEIAGLEVLRIINEPTAASIAFGLNKVHEDKKIVVYDLGGGTFDVSILDVGEGVIEVVSTSGNNHLGGDDFDERIINWLVEEFKKEHGADISSDRQAMQRLKEAAETAKIELSTKLETEINLPFITVVNGQPVHLQKTLTRKKFEELVRDLVESTRKPIETALKDAGLSADEIDDVLLVGGSTRIPAVQELVKSIFHKEPSKGVNPDEAVAVGAAVQAAIMTGNTEQDLVLVDVTPLSLGVEVKGGLMEVIIPKNSKIPIRKSKVFTTAADFQTEVEIGVFQGERPIARDNFFLGSFKLTGLPPAPRGVPQIEVSFDIDANGIVNVSAKDLGTGKQQSMVVTGRNKLSSEDIERMIREAQEYEEQDKRKREEIELKNQADDLAYQVEKLINENKDKIPEDQRTRLESLINDVRDAINNNDIAKLKIVMEDLKNESMKLGQFIYQQAQQSADAGTNPEDNPNNQQ, from the coding sequence ATGGCTGAAAAAGAATACGTTGTTGGTATTGACCTTGGTACAACTAACTCAGCTATTGCTTGGATGAAACCAGATGGAAACGTTGAAGTTATACCTAATGCTGAAGGAAAAAGAACTACACCTTCAATAGTGCATTTTTCAAAAGATGGAACTGTTATAGTAGGTGAACCTGCAAAAAGACAAGTTGTATTACACCCAGAAAGAACAATTAGATCAATAAAAAGAAAAATGGGTTCAGATTATAAAGTAAATGTTGACAACAAGAGTTTTACGCCACAACAAATTAGTGCATTTGTTTTACAAAAACTTGTTAGGGATGCTGAAGCTTATTTAGGCGGAAAAATAAAGAAAGCTGTTATTACAGTTCCTGCATATTTTAATGATGCACAAAGACAAGCAACTAAAGAAGCTGGAGAAATTGCAGGTTTAGAAGTATTAAGAATTATAAACGAACCTACAGCAGCATCCATAGCATTTGGATTAAACAAAGTGCATGAAGATAAAAAGATAGTAGTATACGATTTAGGTGGAGGTACTTTTGACGTTTCTATTCTAGATGTAGGAGAAGGAGTTATTGAAGTTGTTTCTACATCAGGTAATAACCACTTAGGTGGAGATGACTTTGATGAAAGAATTATTAATTGGTTAGTAGAAGAATTTAAGAAAGAACATGGCGCTGATATTTCATCAGATAGACAAGCAATGCAAAGATTAAAAGAAGCTGCAGAAACAGCTAAAATAGAGTTATCTACAAAATTAGAAACAGAAATTAATTTACCATTTATTACTGTAGTTAATGGACAACCTGTACATTTGCAAAAAACATTAACAAGAAAGAAATTCGAAGAATTAGTAAGAGATTTAGTAGAATCAACAAGAAAACCAATTGAAACAGCATTAAAAGATGCAGGATTATCAGCTGATGAAATAGACGATGTATTGTTAGTTGGAGGTTCTACAAGAATTCCTGCAGTACAAGAATTAGTAAAATCAATATTCCACAAAGAACCAAGTAAGGGTGTTAACCCTGACGAAGCAGTTGCAGTTGGTGCTGCAGTACAAGCTGCTATTATGACAGGTAATACTGAACAAGATTTAGTTTTAGTCGATGTTACACCATTATCATTAGGTGTTGAAGTTAAAGGTGGATTAATGGAAGTTATTATTCCAAAGAACAGTAAAATACCAATAAGAAAAAGTAAGGTATTTACAACAGCAGCTGATTTCCAAACTGAAGTTGAAATAGGAGTTTTCCAAGGTGAAAGACCTATTGCTAGAGATAATTTCTTCTTAGGAAGCTTTAAATTAACAGGTCTTCCACCAGCACCTAGAGGAGTTCCACAAATAGAAGTTTCATTTGATATAGATGCTAATGGTATTGTAAATGTTTCTGCTAAAGATTTAGGTACAGGAAAACAACAATCAATGGTAGTTACAGGAAGAAATAAATTATCTTCTGAAGATATTGAAAGAATGATTAGAGAAGCTCAAGAATATGAAGAACAAGATAAGAGAAAGAGAGAAGAAATTGAATTAAAGAACCAAGCAGATGATTTAGCATATCAAGTAGAAAAATTGATTAATGAAAATAAAGATAAAATTCCAGAAGATCAAAGAACAAGATTAGAATCATTAATAAATGATGTAAGAGATGCAATAAACAACAATGATATTGCAAAATTAAAAATTGTTATGGAAGATTTGAAAAATGAATCTATGAAATTAGGTCAATTTATCTATCAACAAGCTCAACAATCAGCAGATGCAGGAACAAATCCTGAAGATAATCCTAATAATCAACAATAA
- the rd gene encoding rubredoxin has translation MKKYVCTVCGYIYDPEEGDPTAGIPAGTTFDDLPEDWVCPMCGVGKDMFEVQE, from the coding sequence ATGAAAAAATACGTATGTACAGTATGTGGTTACATTTATGATCCAGAAGAAGGAGATCCTACAGCAGGAATTCCAGCAGGAACAACATTTGATGATTTACCAGAAGATTGGGTATGTCCAATGTGTGGCGTTGGAAAAGATATGTTTGAAGTACAGGAATAA
- the rd gene encoding rubredoxin has translation MKKYVCTVCGYIYDPEEGDPTAGIPAGTTFDDLPEDWVCPMCGVGKDMFEVQE, from the coding sequence ATGAAAAAATATGTATGTACAGTATGTGGTTACATTTATGATCCAGAAGAAGGAGATCCAACAGCTGGAATTCCAGCAGGAACAACATTTGATGATTTACCAGAAGATTGGGTATGTCCAATGTGTGGCGTTGGAAAAGATATGTTTGAAGTGCAAGAATAA
- a CDS encoding TIGR04013 family B12-binding domain/radical SAM domain-containing protein, which translates to MKRIIFRLFKSNRYSYVSLIAAIEKENITIEPILEKNLKKILSYDPKDTLIAYSFMSFDIFDVEKEIPILKNKGFKIIAGGPHPSAMPKETLNIGFDHIFVGECEKTFTAFLKNILNGEEINEKIIISKDLVDLNFFPPFAIKYQHFMPIEITRGCPFLCGYCQTPNLFGRKVRHRDVDIIVEYAKEGIKHNRKIARFISPNSFGYGSKNGVIPNVEKIEELLFNLKKIGMEEIYLGSFPSDVRPESVTPEILKVIKKYVNNKMVIIGAQSGSKNILNKINRGHNLEIVEHSLALLHEHGFIPYVDFIFGFPFETEDDIKKTFDFMDKITEKYNAVIHSHTFMPLPGTPLFNVGPGKLSKKYYKKLGDLSRNEKLAGYWHKQEQLSIKLYNHFFGGD; encoded by the coding sequence TTGAAAAGGATAATATTTAGACTATTTAAATCAAATAGATATTCATACGTTTCATTAATAGCAGCAATTGAAAAAGAAAATATCACTATAGAACCTATATTGGAGAAAAATTTAAAAAAAATATTATCTTATGATCCTAAAGATACATTAATAGCTTATTCGTTTATGAGTTTTGATATATTTGATGTTGAAAAAGAAATACCTATATTAAAAAATAAAGGATTTAAAATTATTGCCGGTGGCCCTCATCCTAGTGCAATGCCTAAAGAAACTTTAAATATTGGTTTTGACCATATATTTGTAGGTGAATGTGAAAAAACCTTCACCGCTTTTTTAAAAAATATATTAAATGGAGAAGAAATAAACGAAAAAATAATTATCTCTAAAGATTTAGTAGATTTAAATTTTTTTCCACCTTTTGCAATTAAATATCAACATTTTATGCCTATTGAAATTACTAGAGGATGCCCATTTCTATGCGGATATTGTCAAACTCCAAATTTATTTGGAAGAAAAGTAAGGCATAGAGATGTTGATATTATCGTCGAATATGCTAAAGAAGGTATAAAACATAATAGAAAAATAGCAAGGTTTATTTCTCCAAATTCATTTGGTTATGGTTCTAAAAACGGAGTAATTCCAAATGTTGAAAAAATTGAAGAATTATTATTTAATTTGAAAAAAATAGGTATGGAAGAAATTTATTTAGGGTCATTTCCTTCAGATGTTAGACCAGAATCGGTTACACCTGAAATATTGAAAGTTATAAAAAAGTATGTGAATAATAAAATGGTAATTATCGGAGCCCAAAGTGGAAGTAAAAATATATTAAATAAAATAAATAGAGGGCATAATTTAGAAATTGTCGAACATTCATTAGCATTATTACACGAACATGGTTTTATTCCTTATGTTGATTTTATTTTTGGATTCCCTTTTGAAACTGAAGACGATATTAAAAAAACATTTGATTTTATGGATAAAATTACAGAGAAATATAATGCTGTTATTCACTCTCATACGTTTATGCCTTTACCTGGAACTCCTTTATTTAATGTTGGACCTGGTAAATTAAGTAAAAAGTATTATAAAAAATTAGGTGACTTATCGAGAAATGAAAAGTTAGCAGGATATTGGCATAAGCAAGAACAATTATCTATAAAATTGTATAATCATTTTTTTGGAGGCGATTGA
- the uvrA gene encoding excinuclease ABC subunit UvrA, translating to MDYIYVKGAREHNLKNIDVKIPKNKLVVISGLSGSGKSTLAMDTIYAEGQRRYLESVSSYARMFLGELKKPDVEYIEGLSPAIAIEQKSVSHNPRSTVGTVTEIYDYMRVLFARIGKPYCPNCDIPVEKSSIDEIMEKIYSQFENNSRIYVFSPIAKEKKGEFKKEIEQMKKNGYKRIEIDGEFFDLEDVTSLKKSYRHTINLLIDRLKLKKENYERLYEAVELALKESDGFVEIREMDNNEKTIKSISYSEKLVCPKCGFSFPEITPKLFSFNSPYGACEDCHGLGFKYEFEPTFILDPEKSIYDGASKAGKDSFMVKNLEKVILHYNDDPNKKIKDLKQETQNALLYGSKDKITFEYITPNGVYTFKKQFEGLLNMYERRYNSTESEDMRAYYQNEFMTMKTCQSCGGKRLKIEPLSVKINGYNIQEISDLPIEKSKEFFDKIELTDFEKQIVGELLNEIKKRLLFLVDVGLGYISLSRTANTLSGGESQRVRLATQIGSGLTGVTYVLDEPTIGLHPRDNDRLIKTLKKLKDLGNTVLIVEHDEEVIKSSDYIVDLGPGAGINGGKVIYSGWIKDLLKDPKDSLTGQYITGKKKIEIIKYHTKRKDINKSIKLYGASHNNLKNVDLEIPLGKFIVVTGVSGSGKSSLIMDTLYPAMIKELRGAKVKPGYYKKIEGLENVDNVIAIDQSPIGRTPRSNPATYTGVFDLIRDLFAATKDARMKGYKKGRFSFNVKGGRCEACNGNGFLKIEMQFLSDVYVTCDVCKGKRYNKETLSVKYKGKSIADVLDMSVEEALDFFENIPRIKNILQLLKDVGVGYIKLGQPATTLSGGEAQRIKLTSELRKRSTGKTVYFLDEPTTGLHFEDVKKLIEVLHKLVEKGNTVIIIEHNLDVIKNADHIIDLGPEGGENGGYIIAQGTVEDIINANTYTGQYLKNLNNN from the coding sequence ATGGATTATATATACGTAAAAGGTGCTAGAGAACATAATTTAAAAAACATTGATGTAAAAATTCCTAAAAATAAATTGGTAGTTATTTCTGGGCTTTCTGGGTCAGGTAAATCTACTTTGGCTATGGATACAATATATGCAGAAGGTCAAAGAAGGTATTTAGAATCTGTATCTTCTTATGCTAGAATGTTTTTAGGAGAATTAAAGAAACCAGATGTTGAGTATATAGAAGGTTTATCACCTGCAATTGCTATAGAACAAAAATCTGTATCTCATAACCCTAGATCTACAGTTGGTACTGTTACAGAAATATATGATTACATGAGAGTTTTATTTGCAAGGATAGGTAAGCCATATTGTCCAAATTGTGATATTCCTGTAGAAAAGTCATCAATTGATGAAATAATGGAAAAAATATATAGCCAATTTGAAAATAACTCTAGAATATATGTATTTTCTCCAATTGCTAAAGAAAAAAAAGGTGAATTTAAAAAAGAAATAGAACAAATGAAAAAAAATGGTTATAAAAGAATTGAAATTGATGGGGAATTTTTCGATTTAGAAGATGTAACCTCATTAAAGAAAAGTTATAGACATACCATAAACCTTTTGATAGATAGATTAAAATTAAAAAAAGAAAATTACGAGAGATTATATGAAGCAGTTGAATTAGCTTTAAAAGAATCAGATGGTTTTGTTGAAATTAGAGAAATGGATAACAACGAAAAAACTATTAAATCAATATCATATAGCGAAAAATTAGTTTGTCCAAAATGTGGGTTTAGTTTTCCTGAAATAACACCTAAATTATTTTCATTTAATAGTCCATATGGAGCATGTGAAGATTGCCATGGTCTTGGATTTAAGTATGAATTCGAACCTACATTTATACTTGATCCAGAAAAAAGTATATATGATGGTGCTTCCAAAGCTGGAAAAGATTCTTTTATGGTAAAGAATTTAGAAAAAGTGATATTACATTATAACGATGACCCTAATAAAAAAATAAAAGATTTAAAACAAGAAACACAGAATGCGTTATTGTATGGCTCTAAAGATAAAATAACCTTTGAATATATAACTCCAAATGGAGTATATACTTTTAAAAAACAGTTTGAAGGATTATTAAACATGTATGAAAGAAGATATAATTCTACAGAATCTGAAGATATGAGAGCATATTATCAAAATGAATTTATGACAATGAAAACATGTCAAAGCTGTGGTGGAAAAAGATTAAAAATAGAACCATTAAGCGTTAAAATAAATGGATATAATATACAAGAAATTTCTGATTTACCAATAGAGAAATCAAAAGAATTTTTTGACAAAATTGAATTAACAGATTTCGAAAAACAAATTGTTGGAGAATTATTAAATGAAATAAAAAAAAGGTTATTATTTCTAGTTGATGTAGGGTTAGGTTATATTTCTCTTTCAAGAACCGCAAACACATTATCAGGTGGTGAATCACAAAGAGTGCGCTTAGCTACACAAATAGGTTCTGGTTTGACTGGAGTAACGTATGTTTTAGATGAGCCAACAATTGGACTACATCCAAGAGATAATGATAGATTAATAAAAACATTAAAAAAATTAAAAGACCTTGGTAATACAGTATTAATTGTTGAACATGATGAAGAAGTTATTAAATCATCAGATTATATTGTAGACTTAGGCCCTGGAGCAGGTATAAATGGCGGTAAGGTTATATATAGTGGATGGATAAAAGATCTCTTAAAAGATCCAAAAGACTCGTTAACTGGTCAATATATTACAGGCAAGAAAAAAATTGAAATTATTAAATACCATACAAAAAGAAAAGATATTAATAAGTCAATAAAATTATACGGTGCGTCACATAATAATTTAAAAAATGTTGATTTAGAAATTCCTTTAGGTAAGTTTATTGTTGTTACAGGCGTATCTGGCTCTGGTAAATCTTCTTTAATCATGGATACATTATATCCAGCTATGATAAAAGAATTACGAGGAGCAAAGGTTAAACCTGGATATTATAAAAAAATTGAAGGATTAGAAAATGTTGATAATGTAATAGCAATTGATCAATCACCTATAGGAAGAACACCTAGAAGTAATCCAGCTACATACACTGGAGTTTTTGATTTAATTAGAGATTTATTCGCTGCAACAAAAGATGCAAGAATGAAAGGATATAAAAAAGGAAGATTTAGTTTTAATGTAAAAGGCGGAAGATGTGAAGCTTGTAATGGAAATGGTTTTTTGAAAATCGAAATGCAGTTCTTATCAGATGTTTATGTTACATGTGATGTATGTAAAGGAAAAAGATATAATAAAGAAACATTAAGTGTTAAATATAAAGGCAAATCAATTGCAGATGTTCTTGATATGTCTGTTGAAGAAGCTTTGGATTTTTTTGAAAATATTCCTAGAATAAAAAATATTCTCCAATTACTAAAAGACGTTGGAGTTGGATACATTAAATTAGGTCAACCAGCAACTACTTTATCTGGTGGTGAAGCTCAAAGAATTAAATTAACTTCTGAATTAAGAAAAAGATCTACAGGAAAGACAGTTTATTTCTTAGACGAACCTACTACAGGATTACATTTTGAAGATGTTAAAAAATTAATTGAGGTTCTACATAAATTAGTTGAGAAAGGTAATACAGTTATTATAATTGAACATAACTTAGATGTAATAAAAAATGCAGATCATATTATTGATTTAGGACCAGAAGGTGGAGAAAACGGTGGTTATATTATTGCTCAAGGAACTGTTGAAGACATAATTAATGCTAACACTTATACTGGTCAATATTTAAAAAATTTAAATAATAATTAA
- a CDS encoding Fur family transcriptional regulator: MKKYEEILKKHGIRPTFQRLTILKLIYERKEHPSADEIYELLKNTTPAISRATVFNTVNLLSEKGVIEEIITPGAIRYDYFYNEHHHFYCEKCGKVFDIEENLPDIPKIEYIEGHKITKIQYLLTGICKDCLKK, encoded by the coding sequence ATGAAAAAGTATGAAGAGATTCTCAAAAAACATGGAATAAGACCTACATTTCAAAGATTGACAATATTAAAGTTAATATATGAAAGAAAAGAGCATCCTTCTGCTGACGAAATATATGAATTATTGAAAAATACAACTCCTGCAATTTCAAGAGCTACAGTATTCAATACTGTAAATCTATTAAGTGAAAAAGGGGTAATTGAAGAAATAATTACTCCTGGCGCAATTAGATATGATTATTTTTATAATGAACACCATCATTTTTATTGCGAAAAATGTGGAAAGGTTTTTGATATAGAAGAAAATCTTCCAGATATTCCAAAAATAGAATATATAGAAGGTCACAAAATTACAAAAATACAATATTTACTTACAGGTATATGCAAAGATTGTCTTAAAAAATAA
- a CDS encoding transposase produces the protein ETQQTNELLQMGYSKDKKFNESQIVLGMSIDRDKMPVSFDIYPGNTFEGHTFKDAVETMKKEYQLGKVIVVSDRGMMSKKNIEVVENSNYEFIVGKSIKQLKKIDIFDGEFIEIARGIKYREVQYDNNRLLIIYSEERAKKDRADRLRLIEKAKKMLENNNVDSINKRGAKKYLKEENKQNYILDIEKIQNDEKYDGYYGIMTNTKLNPKQILEQYHTLWKVEETFRTLKNYLETRPIFHWTPKRIKGHIVMSFISYIMQRTLELELEKNNIEYSHEKIREAIKSMEYSEVRLKDKLFALRANLNDFQKSILKTLEIEKPKKMMDLGEFKEKYF, from the coding sequence TGAAACACAACAAACAAATGAATTATTACAAATGGGATATTCAAAAGATAAGAAATTTAATGAATCACAAATAGTATTAGGAATGTCAATAGATCGAGATAAAATGCCAGTGAGTTTTGATATATATCCAGGTAATACATTTGAAGGACATACATTTAAAGATGCAGTTGAAACAATGAAAAAAGAATATCAATTAGGAAAAGTAATAGTAGTATCAGATAGAGGTATGATGAGTAAAAAAAATATAGAAGTAGTAGAAAATTCTAATTATGAATTCATAGTTGGTAAATCAATTAAACAATTAAAAAAGATAGATATATTTGATGGTGAATTCATAGAAATAGCAAGAGGAATAAAATATAGAGAAGTTCAATACGATAATAATAGATTACTCATAATATACTCAGAAGAAAGAGCTAAAAAAGATAGAGCAGATAGACTTAGATTAATTGAAAAAGCAAAGAAAATGCTTGAAAATAATAATGTAGATTCAATAAATAAAAGAGGCGCTAAAAAATATTTAAAAGAAGAAAATAAACAAAATTATATATTAGATATAGAAAAAATACAAAATGATGAAAAATATGATGGGTATTACGGAATAATGACAAATACTAAATTAAATCCAAAACAAATATTAGAACAGTATCATACATTATGGAAAGTAGAAGAAACATTTAGAACATTAAAAAATTATTTAGAAACAAGACCTATATTCCATTGGACACCTAAAAGAATAAAAGGTCATATAGTAATGAGTTTCATCTCTTACATAATGCAAAGAACATTAGAATTAGAACTAGAAAAAAATAATATAGAATACTCACATGAAAAAATTAGAGAGGCTATTAAAAGTATGGAATACTCAGAAGTGAGATTAAAAGATAAATTATTTGCATTAAGGGCTAATTTAAACGACTTTCAAAAATCAATATTAAAAACATTAGAAATAGAAAAACCTAAAAAAATGATGGATTTAGGTGAGTTTAAAGAAAAATACTTCTAA
- a CDS encoding aldo/keto reductase: MRKRILGKTNEKLSIVGFGGIILDGLDEKTAQNYVDTAINYGVNYFDVSPSYGNAEEVMGPVLEKYRKNIFLSCKTDSYNYENVKKDLENSLKRLRTDYFDLYQFHAITEIREVDMLFSQGGIDALIEAKEKGLIKYIGFSSHSQEAALAMMDRFDFDTIMFPVNFANWEKGYFGEVVLNKAKEKNMGIIAIKTLAKRKWLENEERGNLRTWYKPVDNKEEAELAMKFTLSKGVTVCISPNDFERFVWMCEIEKELDETLSENEINKIHELIKDLNPVFPLLKRD, translated from the coding sequence ATGAGAAAAAGAATTTTAGGTAAAACAAATGAAAAGCTATCTATTGTTGGTTTTGGAGGTATAATTTTAGATGGATTAGATGAAAAAACTGCACAAAATTATGTTGACACTGCAATAAATTATGGAGTAAATTACTTTGATGTATCTCCATCCTATGGAAACGCCGAAGAAGTAATGGGGCCTGTTTTAGAAAAATATAGAAAAAATATTTTTTTATCTTGTAAAACTGATTCATATAATTATGAAAATGTAAAAAAAGACTTAGAAAATTCTTTAAAAAGATTAAGAACTGATTATTTTGATCTATATCAATTTCATGCTATTACAGAAATTAGAGAAGTAGATATGCTTTTTTCACAAGGAGGAATTGATGCTTTAATTGAAGCTAAAGAAAAAGGGTTAATAAAATATATTGGTTTTTCTTCTCATTCTCAAGAAGCTGCTTTAGCAATGATGGATAGATTTGATTTTGACACTATAATGTTTCCTGTTAATTTTGCAAATTGGGAAAAAGGGTATTTTGGTGAAGTTGTTTTAAATAAAGCTAAAGAAAAAAACATGGGCATAATTGCTATAAAAACATTAGCAAAAAGAAAATGGTTAGAAAATGAAGAAAGAGGTAATTTAAGAACATGGTATAAACCCGTTGATAATAAAGAAGAAGCTGAATTAGCTATGAAATTTACTTTATCTAAAGGGGTTACAGTTTGCATTAGTCCAAATGATTTTGAAAGGTTTGTATGGATGTGTGAAATAGAAAAAGAACTTGATGAAACTCTTTCTGAAAATGAAATTAATAAAATACATGAATTAATTAAAGACTTAAATCCTGTATTCCCATTATTAAAAAGAGACTAA